A genome region from Bdellovibrionota bacterium includes the following:
- the recJ gene encoding single-stranded-DNA-specific exonuclease RecJ: MNWKSRLDQNIPPEPPIPMPEPLWNSLFARGFQTKEAVDNLFSPSLQNISDPFLILNMDIACERLLKAFINQEKVTIYADFDLDGTSGLALLYDGLTQLGFKNLTYFQPKRLSEGYGLHEHIIEELAATGTQVVVTVDVGITALDAAKKAKECGIDLIITDHHLPYEELPDAYTIVNPNQKACTSGLGYLCGAGVGFYLLMAIKKILSQNGLGNSNFNLKDVLDFFVIGTLTDLVPLVKDNRVLVKHGLARLSKTERPALKSLIHSLSLNDRLLTSQEVAINLAPKLNALSRMEAEILPRDVLLETNADKASAIVENVLKTQEDRKKYQKSAYLKALELQETMDQKGYVWVWSHEFHKGVIGLVATALSELLRVPAFVGSINEKGEISGSSRLPDGMEYDLTQVLDNCKLALSKYGGHAQAAGFGLSAENALKFDELLKEYFDKNNKPSTAKVIVYDSVAKFRDLTPQFMKWCEGLEPYGKDFPALTFKFEGVRVVNIRNMNGGHLRFTLEQEGKTFLAVVFSPSELYRNLVDNDVIDIIAEARWNYFRGDKTLQLNLKDVSCT, encoded by the coding sequence ATGAACTGGAAATCTAGATTAGATCAGAATATTCCTCCCGAGCCGCCAATACCTATGCCGGAACCTCTATGGAACAGTTTGTTTGCGAGAGGTTTTCAAACCAAAGAAGCTGTCGATAATCTTTTCTCTCCATCATTACAAAATATAAGTGATCCTTTTTTAATTCTGAATATGGACATCGCCTGCGAAAGGCTGTTGAAAGCTTTTATCAATCAAGAGAAGGTCACTATCTATGCAGATTTTGATTTGGATGGAACATCTGGGTTGGCGCTTCTCTACGACGGATTGACTCAACTTGGATTTAAGAATCTTACATATTTCCAGCCAAAAAGATTATCTGAAGGTTACGGGCTCCACGAGCACATCATAGAAGAGCTTGCTGCCACTGGAACTCAAGTTGTGGTGACGGTGGATGTGGGAATTACTGCCCTGGACGCCGCTAAAAAAGCAAAAGAATGTGGAATAGATTTAATTATTACAGATCATCATTTGCCCTACGAAGAACTTCCGGATGCATACACGATTGTAAATCCAAACCAAAAGGCTTGTACTTCTGGACTAGGATACTTGTGCGGGGCAGGAGTTGGTTTTTATCTTCTGATGGCAATTAAGAAAATTCTTTCTCAGAATGGCTTAGGAAATTCTAATTTTAATTTAAAAGATGTTTTGGATTTTTTTGTAATTGGAACGCTTACGGATTTAGTTCCGTTGGTGAAAGACAACCGCGTACTTGTAAAACACGGCCTGGCGAGACTCTCAAAAACTGAGAGACCAGCTTTAAAATCTTTAATTCATTCTTTATCACTGAACGATCGGTTGCTGACAAGCCAAGAAGTGGCTATCAATCTTGCGCCAAAACTTAATGCTTTATCTAGAATGGAAGCGGAAATTTTACCAAGAGATGTTTTGTTAGAGACCAATGCGGACAAAGCTTCGGCCATTGTTGAAAATGTTTTAAAAACGCAAGAAGACCGAAAAAAATATCAGAAGAGTGCGTATTTAAAAGCTTTAGAACTTCAAGAGACCATGGATCAAAAAGGTTATGTTTGGGTCTGGTCTCATGAATTTCATAAAGGTGTAATAGGCCTTGTCGCTACGGCACTCTCAGAACTTTTGAGAGTGCCTGCTTTTGTGGGATCTATTAATGAAAAGGGTGAAATCTCTGGAAGTTCTCGTTTACCAGATGGAATGGAATATGATCTCACGCAAGTTTTGGATAACTGTAAACTAGCCCTTTCTAAATATGGTGGGCACGCACAGGCCGCTGGATTTGGATTGAGTGCAGAGAATGCTTTAAAGTTTGATGAATTGCTAAAAGAATACTTTGATAAAAATAATAAGCCATCCACAGCAAAAGTGATTGTGTACGATTCCGTAGCAAAATTTAGAGACTTAACTCCGCAATTTATGAAGTGGTGTGAAGGCCTTGAGCCCTACGGGAAGGATTTTCCAGCGCTCACATTCAAATTTGAAGGCGTTCGAGTGGTGAATATTAGAAATATGAACGGTGGACATTTAAGATTTACTTTGGAGCAAGAAGGGAAAACTTTCCTTGCAGTCGTGTTTTCACCTTCTGAATTGTATAGAAATCTTGTTGATAATGATGTCATAGACATTATAGCTGAGGCTCGCTGGAATTATTTTAGAGGGGATAAAACTCTACAGTTGAATTTAAAAGACGTTTCCTGTACATAG
- a CDS encoding DUF366 family protein translates to MKTLWIDQTIKYDGTQLRSLYAYLEHNLLGNSVIAFRGACDVNFDHMVDGEDLLQRAQICGSDMLHFIFEIFDEKLISGVLIQRLFASMAQNKILQKSKGQILLKRDGDDLYLDDRKLSISIAARSPQSILIHFAMNISNEGTPVKTCSLQDLKIEPV, encoded by the coding sequence ATGAAAACTCTATGGATTGACCAGACAATCAAATACGACGGAACTCAGCTGAGATCTCTGTATGCTTATTTAGAACACAATCTTCTGGGGAATTCTGTGATTGCATTTCGTGGCGCCTGTGATGTTAATTTCGATCATATGGTTGATGGTGAAGATTTACTGCAAAGAGCTCAAATCTGTGGCTCTGATATGCTTCACTTTATCTTTGAGATCTTTGATGAAAAACTAATTAGTGGAGTTTTGATTCAAAGACTTTTTGCGAGTATGGCTCAAAACAAAATCTTACAGAAATCTAAAGGTCAAATTTTACTAAAAAGAGACGGCGATGATTTGTATCTAGATGATAGAAAGCTCAGCATAAGTATCGCCGCGCGCTCTCCACAATCTATTCTCATCCATTTTGCCATGAACATTTCTAACGAAGGAACTCCCGTTAAAACATGCTCTCTTCAAGATTTGAAAATTGAACCCGTGGA
- the queC gene encoding 7-cyano-7-deazaguanine synthase QueC yields MKSVVLLSSGLDSTVNFHEALLQDKARGKQNVLLCLTFDYGQRAAKKEIENAKNQCKAHGVSHKVVELKWFSDFTNTSLVSQKMEIPTQVKIESLSASQESAKAVWVPNRNGIFLNIAAGFAEGLGGDCIIVGFNKEEAATFPDNTQSYLEKVNDAFEYSTANKIKVKCFTTDMDKTQIAKRAKELNVNLNWIWPCYKGGDKICGECESCSRYLRAIGTEQ; encoded by the coding sequence TTGAAGTCGGTTGTTTTGCTTTCAAGTGGTCTTGATTCAACGGTTAATTTCCACGAGGCATTGTTGCAAGACAAGGCTCGTGGAAAGCAAAATGTTTTACTCTGTCTTACTTTCGATTACGGGCAAAGAGCTGCCAAAAAAGAAATTGAAAATGCCAAAAATCAATGTAAAGCACATGGAGTTTCTCATAAAGTCGTAGAACTCAAATGGTTCTCTGATTTCACAAATACTAGTCTTGTCTCTCAAAAAATGGAAATTCCAACCCAAGTGAAAATCGAGAGCTTAAGCGCTTCGCAGGAATCTGCAAAAGCAGTTTGGGTACCCAACAGAAATGGCATCTTCTTAAATATTGCTGCGGGCTTTGCAGAAGGTTTAGGTGGCGATTGTATTATTGTGGGTTTCAATAAAGAAGAGGCAGCAACATTTCCTGATAATACTCAAAGCTATTTAGAAAAAGTAAACGATGCTTTCGAATATTCGACAGCCAATAAAATTAAAGTAAAGTGTTTCACCACAGACATGGATAAAACTCAAATCGCAAAACGCGCCAAAGAACTCAATGTGAATTTGAATTGGATTTGGCCCTGCTACAAGGGCGGAGATAAAATCTGCGGCGAATGCGAATCTTGCTCAAGATACCTAAGAGCAATAGGTACGGAGCAATAG